The Aminipila terrae nucleotide sequence GGATGGGAAGATCTTGGCGGAGTGCTAACATCTGCACCTACCGTATCATCATGGCAGTCCAACCGTTTAGATGTATTTGGCAGAGGACAGAACAATGCATTATGGCACAAGTGGTGGGATGGTTCAAGTTGGAGTACATGGGAAGACTTGGGTGGCGTACTTACTTCTGCTCCTGCAGCAGTGTCTTGGGGGCCAAATAGAATTGATGTATTTGGTAGAGGACAAAATAATAGCCTGTGGCATAAATGGTGGGATGGCTCAAGTTGGAGTACATGGGAAGACTTAGGCGGAGGAGCCATAAGTTCAGGTCCTGCTGCAGCATCTACTGGTGTTAATCGCCTTGATATTTTCGCACGTGGGAGTAACAATCAGCTGCTCTATAGAACCTGGAATGGAAGAAGATGGGGTGGTTGGCAATCCCTTGATGGACAATTAACCTCAGAACCTGGGGCGGTGTCTTGGGGAGGCAATCGATTAGATGTATTTGTGAAAGGTGAAAATAATCACCTTTGGCATATTTGGAGACCTTAGTTATAAATCTAGGATAAGGGACAGGGGCAATTCCTTGTCCTTATCTAATTATGAATAGAGGTATTGACTATTTATATAATCCAGAAGATCAAAAAATCAGAATTTGAGGTGAACGTGTGAACAAATATACACAAGAAGAGTTAAAAGAAGCAGTGCAAATTGTGTCTTCCGTAATCAGCAGATGTGAAAAAATACAGCCTAAATTTGTGGAGGGTACCTCTCAGCACACACTCCTTAAGAACAGGATAAAAGCTTTGTATATTTCCAAATCATTGATAATGGATGAAGACGTTATAGAAAAATATATAAAAGAAGAATTGATAGAAGCGCTACAGCAAGTATCTTCGATTATCAATAAGTGTGAAAAAGCACAGCAAAAATTCCCGGAGGATACCTCTAATCATACTCGTTTCACGAACATGATTAAAGCGATGTACATTTCTAAATCACTAATAACAGATGAAATTAATAGAAGAGGTTGAATACCTATTTTGTCAGATGAGCAACCTGACAATTAGCAACATAAGATATACATTCTGTTATGCATATAACAGGAATATGATAAATTTTAATTTACAGGGAGGTATTATGAATAAGATAACTTGTATTTGTTTAGGCGTAAGAAACATGGAAAAAGCCCTTCAGTTTTACAGGGACAGGCTAGGGTTTCAAACCGAGGAAAAAGGTGATAGCCCCCAAGTTGTATTCTTTAACACGACTGGAACAAAGTTTGAACTTTATCCTTTGGATTTATTAGCGGAAGATATTAGTAAAGAACACACACCCCAAATCGGTAATGGTTTTGGAGGAATCACATTGATCTATAATGTGGAACATAGGGAAGATGTTGAAAAAGTAATAGAGTTGGCTAGAAATGCCGGAGCTGAAATTGTTAAGGAGCCTCAGGATGTTTTTTGGGGTGGATACCACGCATATTTTTCTGACTTGGACGGTTATTATTGGGAAGTTGCCTGGGGACCTGATTTCAAGTTTGATGATGAGGGTATGCTGGTATTTTAGCTAAGCCGTCTCCGGGAGTTATCGTATAATCTTATATATGAAGAATATAAGCAATTACAATCTTAAATTTAGAAAGAGGAACAATGATGGAATGTCCAAAATGTAATGACGTAATGATTCATGGGTTTATTCAGAGTGCCAACGGAATTTTTTGGAGTGAAAAAAAACACAAGATATATTTTGCTGCCAATGAACGTAAGGGAGAAATAGTGGTAACCGATACTTTGACAGATTATTGTACAGAGGCCTATTACTGCTCTAGATGCGGAACGATTGTGATACCAAACAAAGTTGAATAATTTTCCTTTCTGCTCAATTGCCTCATTAAAAGTACATTGAAATAAAAGAAAAAATGTAGTAAAATGTGGGACATAATGTTTAAAGGAGAAGTTTTTATGTTTTCTATGCCCTACTTATGTATCTGCATATACTGCATGCTTCAGTTAAGCTTTTTTATTATAATGGACAGACGATACCGAAATACCAGTTTCACAAAGGAATGCTATTTTCCTTTGATTTTGGTTATGATGCTGCTCTCGTTTGTAGCAGATATTGTAAGTACTCTTAATCAGACATCTGATTGGTTTTTCCCTTTTGCAGCCGCAGGTAATTATTTTGAAATTATTATTAATACAATGCTGCTTCCCGTATTTTACCTTTATGTTTGTGCACAGATTTATAATATGGACAAAATATTAAAACAGAGAATATATAATATTCTTTGGATATTAGCTGTGATTTGCAGTATGGTAGTAATTTCAACAGCCTTTACAGGACAGATTTTCTATTTTGATGATGACAGAATGTATCATCGGGGTCATTTATTCTGGCTTCCAATGATGATTCTCCTGGTCATGATGCTGATTATCCAGGTGTTTATTATTAAGCATAAGCCAAAAATAGAAGTAAGACATTATAAATCTTTGATTTTTTTCCTGCTTTTACCCTTACTTGGATGGGGATTACAGTTTTTGATTTTTGGATTACCTTTTTCATTGATTTGTGGAACTTTAGCGGCTCAGATTGTATTTATAAACATTCAAAATTTGAAAATGTCTATAGATTATCTAACTGGCGTTTTTAATCGTAAGGAACTGGACAAATATATGCAGAATAAAATTGCCGCTGCAGTCAGTAATCAATCCTTCTCAGCGATACTTCTCGATATTGATAATTTTAAGTCAATTAACGATCAGTTTGGTCACTATGAAGGGGATCTTGCATTATCAGATGCTGTTAATATTTTACGCAATTCATTTGAAAATAATGAGTTCATTGCACGTTATGGAGGAGATGAATTTTGTATAATTCTTGATTCGGATCAGGACTCTGAATTAGAAATTACCATACAGCGTATTAATAGTAACCTTCTAAACTTTAACAAACATTCACAAAAGCCATATGAACTAAGTTTTAGTATGGGGTATGCGGTATATCACCCGTCAATCGGGAAAAGTTCTGAACTATTCTTAAATACCATAGATCAGAAAATGTATGTTGAGAAAAAATCACGCAAAAAATGATAAGTTAATGCTATAACAGCAAGAAAAGGTATTAAAACTTTTTTCTGCTGTTATTTTTTTAAATGAGAACCTCTAAAAATTATTTACTTAAAAATAAAAT carries:
- a CDS encoding VOC family protein, translated to MNKITCICLGVRNMEKALQFYRDRLGFQTEEKGDSPQVVFFNTTGTKFELYPLDLLAEDISKEHTPQIGNGFGGITLIYNVEHREDVEKVIELARNAGAEIVKEPQDVFWGGYHAYFSDLDGYYWEVAWGPDFKFDDEGMLVF
- a CDS encoding PF20097 family protein; translation: MMECPKCNDVMIHGFIQSANGIFWSEKKHKIYFAANERKGEIVVTDTLTDYCTEAYYCSRCGTIVIPNKVE
- a CDS encoding GGDEF domain-containing protein encodes the protein MFSMPYLCICIYCMLQLSFFIIMDRRYRNTSFTKECYFPLILVMMLLSFVADIVSTLNQTSDWFFPFAAAGNYFEIIINTMLLPVFYLYVCAQIYNMDKILKQRIYNILWILAVICSMVVISTAFTGQIFYFDDDRMYHRGHLFWLPMMILLVMMLIIQVFIIKHKPKIEVRHYKSLIFFLLLPLLGWGLQFLIFGLPFSLICGTLAAQIVFINIQNLKMSIDYLTGVFNRKELDKYMQNKIAAAVSNQSFSAILLDIDNFKSINDQFGHYEGDLALSDAVNILRNSFENNEFIARYGGDEFCIILDSDQDSELEITIQRINSNLLNFNKHSQKPYELSFSMGYAVYHPSIGKSSELFLNTIDQKMYVEKKSRKK